One region of Deinococcus aerolatus genomic DNA includes:
- a CDS encoding ABC transporter ATP-binding protein, whose amino-acid sequence MSQPAASIPINPAAPPDGLPNTLDIVNLRKVFGARGRAGGVVAVNDVSFSIARGEVLGLVGESGSGKSTIARLIARLHTPTAGEILLNGQPVPRRLGGRALKRLRKNVQMIFQDPYASLNPVHPVAYTLKRPLQIHGLARGGTQAEVDSLLERVGLSPASTYAGKRSFELSGGQRQRVGIARALAARPELILADEPTSALDVSIRLDVMNLMLDLRDQEGLSMLFITHDLAGARYMSDRVAVLYAGTLVELGPAVEVIDRPQHPYTQLLKSAAPKPDAGLVPETIEARGEVPDLTTLPPGCPFEPRCPHAMPECRDGLPKMYDVGHGHTARCILHDPAIRARNQGLVTV is encoded by the coding sequence GTGAGCCAGCCCGCAGCGTCAATCCCAATTAACCCCGCCGCACCTCCAGACGGGTTGCCCAACACGCTGGACATCGTCAACCTCCGCAAGGTCTTTGGGGCGCGGGGCCGGGCGGGCGGCGTGGTGGCCGTCAATGACGTGAGCTTCTCCATCGCCCGCGGCGAGGTGCTGGGGCTGGTGGGCGAGTCGGGCAGCGGCAAGAGCACGATTGCCCGCCTGATCGCCCGCCTGCACACGCCCACCGCCGGTGAGATCCTTCTGAACGGCCAGCCGGTGCCGCGCCGCCTGGGCGGACGGGCGCTGAAACGTCTGCGCAAGAACGTCCAGATGATCTTTCAAGACCCGTATGCCAGCCTCAACCCGGTGCATCCAGTGGCCTACACGCTGAAACGCCCCCTCCAGATTCACGGTCTGGCGCGCGGCGGCACGCAGGCAGAGGTGGACTCGCTGCTGGAACGCGTGGGCCTGTCGCCTGCCAGCACCTACGCGGGCAAACGCTCCTTCGAACTGTCGGGGGGCCAGCGCCAGCGTGTCGGCATCGCCCGCGCCCTGGCGGCCCGCCCCGAGCTGATTCTGGCCGACGAGCCGACGTCGGCGCTGGACGTCTCGATCCGCCTGGACGTGATGAACCTGATGCTGGACCTCAGGGATCAGGAGGGCCTGAGCATGCTGTTCATCACACACGATCTGGCCGGGGCGCGCTACATGAGTGACCGGGTGGCCGTGCTGTACGCCGGAACGCTGGTGGAACTCGGCCCCGCCGTGGAGGTGATTGACCGTCCACAGCACCCGTATACCCAGCTGCTGAAAAGTGCGGCCCCCAAACCCGACGCAGGTCTGGTGCCCGAAACCATCGAGGCGCGCGGCGAGGTGCCGGACCTGACGACCCTGCCCCCTGGCTGCCCCTTCGAGCCACGCTGCCCCCACGCCATGCCCGAATGCCGGGACGGCCTGCCGAAGATGTACGACGTGGGTCACGGGCACACCGCACGCTGCATCCTGCACGATCCAGCGATCAGGGCACGGAACCAGGGGCTGGTGACCGTATGA
- a CDS encoding ArgE/DapE family deacylase, translated as MREQLPELLASLVRLNSVNPALVPGGAGETEIADFILAWLRGHGISAELDVAAPGRPSVIARVRGSGGGRALLLNAHLDTVGLGEMTGALTPTIRGGRMYGRGTYDMKAGLAACLLALLDASAMALRGDVILTAVADEEHASLGTQSVLNRVTADAAIVTEPTGLQLCVAHKGFTWHEITTDGQAAHGSRPDLGRDAIAAMGRVLVELETLGRELTARPTHPLLGHGSLHASLISGGQELSSYPERCTLQLERRTLPGETPQDVEAELDRVLERLAADPDFRAQHRLLLAREPLSVPQDAPIVRLLSAQATRVLGQAPAHIGLSFWMDSALLAAAGIPTVVFGPDGAGAHASEEWVDLASAERCREILSATIAEFCA; from the coding sequence ATGCGTGAACAACTGCCGGAGCTGCTGGCCAGTCTGGTTCGCCTGAACTCCGTCAATCCGGCGCTGGTGCCTGGCGGCGCGGGTGAAACGGAAATCGCCGACTTTATTCTGGCCTGGCTGCGGGGCCACGGCATTTCAGCGGAACTCGACGTGGCCGCGCCGGGTCGGCCCAGCGTGATCGCCCGGGTGCGGGGCAGCGGCGGGGGGCGCGCACTGCTGCTCAATGCCCACCTCGACACTGTTGGGCTGGGTGAGATGACCGGCGCTCTGACACCCACCATTCGCGGCGGCCGCATGTACGGGCGCGGCACCTACGACATGAAGGCGGGGCTGGCCGCCTGCCTCCTGGCGTTGCTGGACGCCAGCGCCATGGCGCTGCGCGGCGACGTGATCCTGACCGCCGTGGCCGACGAGGAGCACGCCAGCCTCGGCACGCAGTCGGTGCTGAACCGGGTCACGGCTGACGCCGCCATCGTCACCGAACCCACGGGCCTGCAGTTGTGCGTGGCCCACAAGGGGTTTACCTGGCACGAGATCACCACGGACGGGCAGGCCGCACACGGCTCACGCCCTGACCTGGGCCGCGACGCCATTGCCGCAATGGGCCGGGTGCTGGTGGAACTTGAAACCCTGGGGCGCGAGCTGACGGCGCGGCCCACCCACCCCCTGCTCGGCCACGGCTCGCTGCACGCCTCGCTGATCTCCGGCGGCCAGGAACTGTCGAGCTACCCGGAGCGCTGCACCCTGCAGCTGGAACGCCGCACCCTGCCCGGCGAAACCCCGCAGGACGTGGAGGCCGAACTGGACCGCGTGCTGGAGCGGCTGGCGGCAGACCCCGACTTCCGCGCGCAGCACCGCCTGCTGCTGGCCCGCGAGCCGCTGAGCGTGCCACAGGACGCCCCCATCGTTCGTCTGCTCTCGGCCCAGGCCACCCGCGTGCTGGGTCAGGCCCCCGCACACATCGGGTTGAGCTTTTGGATGGATTCGGCGTTGCTGGCCGCCGCCGGCATCCCCACGGTGGTGTTCGGCCCGGACGGTGCCGGCGCCCATGCCAGCGAGGAGTGGGTGGACCTGGCCTCTGCCGAACGGTGCCGCGAGATCCTCAGTGCCACCATTGCCGAATTTTGCGCCTGA
- a CDS encoding glucosamine-6-phosphate deaminase — MRDAALNIQPNPEQLAQAAADFISAQVRVKPELNILVATGHTPMATYAELARRAEAGEVDFSRATAVQLDEYLGIDDDDPRSLWGWMRRSFVEPLRLTRTVRLESPAQFGTALARLGGLDLAVLGLGPNGHLGFNEPPSLPDAPTRTLALTPASLESNRAYWGELAVPEGAITAGMDVILAARQTLLLVGGTHKRAVLHAALKGPETPEVPASFLRRTALTVIADEAAWA, encoded by the coding sequence GTGAGGGACGCAGCGCTGAATATTCAGCCGAATCCAGAACAGCTTGCCCAGGCGGCTGCCGATTTCATCTCGGCCCAGGTCAGGGTAAAACCTGAGCTGAACATTCTGGTGGCAACCGGCCACACGCCCATGGCCACCTACGCCGAACTGGCGCGGCGGGCGGAGGCGGGCGAGGTGGATTTCAGCCGCGCCACCGCCGTGCAGCTCGACGAGTACCTGGGCATTGATGACGACGATCCGCGCAGCCTGTGGGGCTGGATGCGTCGCTCGTTCGTGGAGCCGCTGCGCCTCACGCGCACCGTGCGGCTGGAGTCCCCGGCGCAGTTCGGGACAGCCCTGGCGCGGCTCGGCGGCCTCGATCTGGCGGTGCTGGGGCTGGGGCCCAACGGACACCTGGGCTTCAACGAGCCGCCGAGTCTGCCGGACGCGCCGACGCGCACGCTGGCGCTGACGCCAGCAAGCCTGGAAAGCAACCGCGCGTACTGGGGGGAGCTGGCGGTGCCGGAAGGGGCCATCACGGCGGGGATGGACGTGATTCTGGCGGCGCGTCAGACCCTGCTGCTGGTGGGCGGGACGCACAAGCGCGCCGTCCTGCACGCCGCGCTCAAGGGGCCGGAAACGCCGGAGGTTCCTGCATCGTTCCTGCGGCGCACGGCCCTGACCGTGATCGCGGACGAGGCCGCCTGGGCGTGA
- a CDS encoding diaminopropionate ammonia-lyase: protein MTAADPTHPESAHTHLNPHALTFAGRPRPEVLDFHRKLPGYAPTPLVTAPHLAAALGVQEAWVKDEARRLELPAYKILGASWATCCELEALFGPFDPWKRLEELAAQLRPHLPLTLVAATDGNHGRAVARMARWLGLKAHILVPHDMVGARQEAIVGEGARLQVIQGSYDQAVAAAATLADRRHLVISDTAWDGYTRVPGWVVDGYSTIFQEIDTQLAAQGLPQPDVVAAQMGVGSLAAAVLRHYRADGRQTRVVGVEPLRADCVLRSLQAGHPVQTPGPHPSIMAGLNCGTVSPLAWPLLRDGLSASVAVPDSRAEDAMRLLARDGVVSGESGAAGAGGLLDLLTEPDARRHRDALGLSAESRVLVISTEGATDPLAYARIVEDKAVTVESAG, encoded by the coding sequence ATGACCGCAGCTGACCCTACCCACCCTGAATCCGCCCACACCCACCTCAACCCACACGCACTCACCTTTGCCGGGCGCCCCCGGCCAGAGGTGCTGGACTTTCACCGCAAACTGCCGGGCTACGCACCCACGCCGCTGGTTACCGCGCCCCACCTGGCAGCGGCACTGGGCGTCCAGGAAGCGTGGGTCAAGGACGAGGCGCGCCGGCTGGAGCTGCCTGCCTACAAGATTCTGGGCGCGTCCTGGGCCACCTGCTGCGAACTGGAGGCCCTGTTCGGCCCGTTTGACCCCTGGAAACGTCTGGAAGAACTGGCTGCCCAGCTGCGTCCGCACCTCCCCCTGACACTGGTGGCCGCCACAGACGGCAACCACGGCCGCGCCGTGGCGCGGATGGCGCGCTGGCTGGGGCTGAAGGCGCACATTCTGGTGCCGCACGACATGGTGGGTGCCCGCCAGGAGGCGATCGTGGGCGAGGGGGCACGCCTTCAGGTGATTCAAGGCTCCTACGATCAGGCGGTGGCCGCCGCCGCCACGCTGGCCGACAGGCGCCACCTCGTGATCAGCGACACGGCCTGGGACGGCTACACCCGCGTTCCCGGCTGGGTGGTGGACGGGTACAGCACCATTTTTCAGGAAATCGACACGCAACTGGCCGCCCAGGGCTTGCCCCAGCCTGATGTGGTGGCCGCGCAGATGGGCGTGGGGTCGCTGGCGGCCGCCGTGCTGCGCCACTACCGCGCCGACGGAAGGCAAACGCGGGTGGTGGGCGTGGAGCCGCTGCGGGCCGACTGCGTGCTGCGCTCGCTGCAGGCGGGTCATCCTGTCCAGACCCCTGGGCCGCATCCCTCGATCATGGCCGGGCTCAACTGCGGCACCGTCTCACCGCTGGCCTGGCCGCTGCTCCGGGACGGCCTCAGCGCCTCTGTTGCTGTTCCCGACTCCCGTGCCGAGGACGCGATGCGTCTGCTGGCCCGGGACGGCGTGGTCTCGGGCGAGAGCGGTGCGGCGGGTGCGGGCGGCCTGCTTGACCTCCTGACCGAGCCGGACGCCCGCCGCCACCGGGACGCGCTGGGATTAAGTGCCGAAAGCCGCGTCCTGGTGATCTCCACCGAGGGAGCGACCGATCCTCTGGCGTACGCCCGCATCGTGGAAGACAAGGCCGTGACAGTGGAATCCGCTGGATGA
- a CDS encoding GntR family transcriptional regulator: MSAANAVPAPARTLAREQVYWQMLDWIVEGTLGPGEVLRDAAIAGKLGVSRTPVREALRRLEDEGLVQTAVNRWTRVAPLNLAQAAELYPVVGTLEDLALGLAAPRLTAADLDELDTLNVQISRALEAGDARAAVRADAAFHGVWTRRSGNAELQGALGALKRKLQRVELAYFDVPGSARASVLEHAAVVDALRAHDEVAARHALRQNWQGSLDRLIRHAPRRPPSADLP; encoded by the coding sequence ATGTCCGCTGCCAACGCCGTGCCCGCGCCTGCCCGCACGCTCGCCCGCGAGCAGGTGTACTGGCAGATGCTGGACTGGATCGTCGAAGGCACCCTGGGTCCCGGGGAGGTGTTGCGCGACGCGGCCATTGCGGGGAAACTGGGGGTCAGCCGCACCCCGGTGCGCGAGGCCCTGCGCCGCCTGGAAGACGAGGGGCTGGTGCAGACCGCCGTGAACCGCTGGACGCGGGTGGCCCCGCTGAATCTGGCCCAGGCTGCTGAACTGTATCCGGTGGTTGGAACGCTTGAAGACCTGGCCCTGGGGCTGGCCGCGCCGCGCCTGACCGCGGCTGATCTGGACGAGCTGGACACGCTGAACGTCCAGATCAGCCGCGCGCTGGAGGCCGGTGACGCGCGGGCCGCCGTTCGGGCCGACGCCGCGTTTCATGGTGTCTGGACCCGGCGCTCGGGCAACGCCGAACTTCAGGGCGCACTGGGTGCGCTGAAACGCAAACTGCAGCGGGTGGAATTGGCGTATTTTGACGTGCCCGGCTCGGCCCGGGCCTCGGTGCTGGAACACGCGGCGGTGGTGGACGCGCTGCGGGCACACGATGAGGTGGCCGCCCGTCACGCGCTGCGGCAGAACTGGCAGGGCAGCCTGGACCGCCTGATACGGCACGCGCCGCGTCGCCCACCCTCCGCTGACCTTCCCTGA
- a CDS encoding MOSC domain-containing protein, with product MPTAPLTLRALYIYPIKSAGGVSLQHAGIGPRGLNHDRRWMVVDAAGRPVTQREFPAMRLIAVALADSGLMVSAPGMPALTVPWQPQGERRAVDMWGTALGGVTVSAQATAWVSAYLGGGFDLVFLPDEVQRWQPADRPYSSLLSFVDGNPFHLITEASLAAFNGHLSRPVGNAEFRPNLVVGGGEAYAEDFWRRIRIGSAGADSVAFEVVESCARCVILNVQPDGTRGAETLRTLARIRRHGKAAIFGQHLVQDAPYAGRTGQLRVGDAVTVTGVGETVNPVYV from the coding sequence ATGCCTACTGCGCCCCTGACCCTCCGCGCCCTGTACATCTACCCGATTAAGTCGGCCGGCGGCGTTTCGCTTCAGCACGCCGGGATCGGGCCGCGTGGCCTGAACCATGACCGCCGCTGGATGGTCGTCGACGCGGCGGGGCGGCCCGTGACCCAGCGTGAATTTCCGGCCATGCGCCTGATTGCGGTGGCCCTTGCGGACAGTGGTCTGATGGTATCGGCTCCCGGAATGCCTGCCCTGACCGTGCCGTGGCAGCCACAGGGAGAGCGGCGCGCGGTGGACATGTGGGGCACTGCGCTGGGCGGCGTGACCGTCTCAGCGCAGGCGACGGCCTGGGTCAGCGCGTACCTCGGCGGCGGCTTCGATCTGGTGTTTCTGCCCGACGAGGTCCAGCGCTGGCAACCGGCAGACCGGCCCTACAGCTCGCTGCTGAGTTTCGTGGACGGAAACCCCTTCCACCTGATCACCGAGGCGTCGCTGGCCGCCTTCAACGGGCACCTGTCACGCCCGGTGGGGAACGCCGAGTTCCGCCCGAACCTGGTGGTGGGAGGCGGCGAGGCCTACGCGGAGGATTTCTGGCGGCGCATCCGCATCGGCTCCGCCGGCGCGGACAGCGTGGCTTTCGAGGTGGTGGAAAGCTGCGCCCGCTGCGTCATCCTGAATGTGCAGCCAGACGGCACACGTGGAGCCGAGACGTTGCGAACCCTGGCCAGGATTCGCCGTCACGGGAAAGCGGCGATCTTCGGGCAGCATCTGGTGCAGGACGCGCCCTACGCCGGGCGCACGGGCCAGCTGCGGGTGGGAGACGCCGTGACGGTGACTGGGGTGGGGGAGACGGTCAATCCCGTGTATGTGTGA
- a CDS encoding beta-N-acetylglucosaminidase domain-containing protein, which translates to MNAMPMLGVIEGFYGRPWTPAQRARLFERMAAWGMDTYLYAPKDDRWHRQRWREPYPPAEAAALEALATDARRHGIRFVYALAPGLNLDWADEGDRRALAEKFASVQRLGVPHFSLLFDDIPYAADRAAQAREQVAAAHHVLDTLWPEGQAGLLLFCPTEYCGDRAQPSVAASPYLRALGEELRPGVEVLWTGPAVVSTEISVQSVLEVNAALRRQVLIWDNLHANDFTLHRVNLGPYAGRPLELRGHVAGLLSNPNNQLETNTPGLFSLADYACGGPDWTAPASLDRALQAWLPDFSAGSGAAVTLEDLRLVAHMLYLPGGLGPLAVRVLDAARHLTDGTGGEDRRAELAAELGMVRRRLLRVLRALEAGPNRDLLFDLHPYLVDVAEEVQRLIVGATQRGEDDPETFRYRGSLADRLMALGWVDPPGPGADTPQI; encoded by the coding sequence ATGAACGCGATGCCGATGCTGGGCGTGATCGAGGGCTTTTACGGCCGTCCCTGGACCCCGGCCCAGCGCGCCCGATTGTTTGAACGAATGGCCGCGTGGGGCATGGACACCTACCTGTATGCCCCCAAGGATGACCGCTGGCACCGGCAGCGCTGGCGTGAGCCTTACCCGCCGGCCGAGGCGGCGGCCCTGGAGGCGCTGGCCACCGACGCCCGCCGCCATGGGATCCGCTTCGTCTACGCGCTGGCCCCTGGATTGAATCTGGACTGGGCCGACGAGGGGGACCGCCGCGCCCTGGCCGAGAAGTTCGCCAGCGTGCAGCGGCTGGGCGTACCGCATTTTTCGCTGCTGTTCGATGACATTCCCTACGCTGCCGACCGCGCCGCGCAGGCCCGTGAGCAGGTGGCCGCGGCGCACCACGTCCTGGACACCCTCTGGCCGGAGGGGCAGGCAGGGCTGCTGCTGTTCTGTCCCACCGAATACTGCGGCGACCGGGCCCAGCCCAGCGTGGCTGCCTCGCCGTACCTGCGGGCGCTGGGTGAGGAACTGCGTCCCGGCGTGGAGGTGCTGTGGACCGGTCCAGCGGTGGTCTCCACTGAGATCAGTGTCCAGAGCGTGCTGGAGGTCAATGCGGCGCTGCGCCGGCAGGTCCTGATCTGGGACAACCTGCACGCCAACGACTTCACTCTGCACCGCGTCAATCTGGGGCCGTACGCGGGCCGCCCGCTGGAATTGCGCGGCCACGTGGCGGGCCTGCTGAGCAATCCCAACAATCAGCTGGAAACCAACACGCCGGGCCTGTTCAGCCTGGCCGACTACGCCTGCGGTGGCCCGGACTGGACGGCGCCGGCCTCACTGGACCGCGCGCTGCAGGCCTGGCTGCCGGATTTCAGCGCCGGTTCCGGCGCAGCGGTCACGCTGGAGGACCTGCGGCTGGTGGCCCACATGCTGTACCTTCCCGGCGGGCTGGGGCCGCTGGCCGTACGGGTGCTGGACGCGGCGCGGCACCTGACAGACGGAACGGGTGGGGAAGACAGGCGGGCCGAACTGGCGGCGGAACTCGGGATGGTCCGCCGCCGGCTGCTGCGGGTGCTGCGGGCGCTGGAGGCGGGGCCGAACCGTGACCTGCTGTTCGATCTGCACCCCTATCTGGTGGACGTGGCCGAGGAGGTGCAGCGCTTGATCGTGGGAGCCACGCAGCGGGGCGAGGATGATCCGGAGACGTTCCGGTACCGGGGCAGTCTTGCTGACCGCCTGATGGCCCTGGGCTGGGTGGACCCGCCGGGGCCGGGTGCGGACACGCCGCAAATCTGA
- a CDS encoding N-acetylglucosamine kinase, with the protein MSGLVLGIDAGNTKTIALIADTSGTVLGWGRAGRSNIYVQRVRALAALDTAATRARASARLDSRPFAALTLSAAGADWPEDFDMLKTELRRRNWAGQVSVVNDAVGALRAGSLAGRGVTVVCGTSAGIAACSPGGVVWHTSYWQEPEGATQLAEHALRAVYRADLGIDPPTKLTAPVLAYFGCPDVEALLHSFTRRGRRPPSHLGRLARVLLDQADAGDPASLRIVREHGASLGDYALAAARKVRLDGTYLLTTSGGVMRHRSPILREALLARVRREHPQVRWQASHHEPVFGAVLLALEAAGVPVDEQVFRRLEQTCPDEALFLT; encoded by the coding sequence GTGAGTGGGCTGGTGCTGGGCATCGACGCGGGAAACACCAAGACCATCGCGCTGATCGCCGACACTTCAGGCACGGTGCTGGGCTGGGGCCGCGCCGGGCGCAGCAACATCTACGTGCAGCGCGTCCGCGCCCTGGCGGCGCTGGACACGGCCGCCACGCGGGCCAGGGCCAGTGCGAGGCTGGACAGCCGGCCATTTGCCGCCCTGACCCTCAGCGCTGCCGGGGCCGACTGGCCCGAGGACTTTGACATGCTGAAGACCGAGCTGCGCCGCCGGAACTGGGCCGGTCAGGTGTCGGTGGTCAACGACGCGGTGGGGGCGCTGCGGGCCGGCTCGCTGGCGGGGCGGGGGGTCACGGTGGTCTGCGGCACCAGCGCGGGCATCGCGGCCTGTTCGCCCGGCGGCGTGGTGTGGCACACCAGCTACTGGCAGGAGCCGGAGGGGGCCACCCAACTGGCCGAACACGCCCTGCGTGCCGTCTACCGCGCCGATCTGGGCATTGATCCGCCCACCAAGCTGACCGCACCGGTGCTGGCCTATTTTGGCTGCCCCGACGTGGAGGCGCTGCTGCACTCGTTCACCCGCCGGGGCCGCCGCCCGCCGTCCCACCTGGGTCGCCTGGCCCGCGTTTTGCTCGATCAGGCGGACGCGGGTGACCCTGCCAGCCTCCGCATCGTGCGGGAGCACGGCGCGTCGCTGGGCGACTACGCGCTGGCCGCTGCCCGCAAGGTAAGGCTGGACGGGACTTACCTGCTGACCACTTCCGGCGGGGTAATGCGCCACCGATCGCCCATCTTGCGTGAGGCCCTGCTGGCGCGGGTGCGCCGGGAGCATCCGCAGGTCCGCTGGCAGGCCAGCCACCATGAGCCCGTGTTCGGCGCGGTGCTGCTGGCGCTGGAGGCCGCGGGCGTGCCGGTAGACGAGCAGGTGTTTCGTCGGCTGGAGCAAACCTGCCCCGACGAGGCGCTGTTCTTGACCTGA
- a CDS encoding family 4 glycosyl hydrolase, whose protein sequence is MAQVKLAYIGGGSTRAPGTVASFIRQAANFAGSEIVLHDLDEDRLDLVCRLARKMAGAQGADLKIRATTDRRAALDGCDGVLSSYRPGGFEARAQDERIPLSHGAIGQETQGAGGFFMALRAIHVARGLVEDMEAVCPGATLFNYTNPVNIVAQAVADHSPINVVSLCEGPIVFPGELAELSGLDPKKVRAVMLGLNHACWSVEAEYGGQPLLPILAQKLEEGIADDWTRRWAELAVTMNSLPASYMKYYHFEREMLAELRARPTTRAQDILADVPRYWQHYREQLDAPNPTLVPELSRGGIFELEVAVDVMDAVFNNRNEIWPTNVVNGGAIADFPDSQVVEVPCLVNRQGVRPISGYRVPKPVRGLLKALGEYQQLAADAAWNGTRRQAVQALTGNPLVRTLPLAQTLYEQLARAHFQHLPERLW, encoded by the coding sequence ATGGCCCAGGTTAAACTCGCCTACATCGGCGGCGGCAGCACGCGCGCGCCCGGCACCGTCGCCTCGTTCATTCGTCAGGCGGCCAATTTCGCGGGTTCGGAAATTGTCCTGCACGATCTGGACGAGGACAGGCTCGATCTGGTGTGTCGCCTGGCCCGCAAGATGGCCGGGGCTCAGGGCGCGGACCTCAAAATCAGGGCCACCACCGACAGACGGGCCGCGCTGGACGGCTGCGACGGCGTGCTGTCCAGCTACCGGCCCGGCGGCTTCGAGGCCAGGGCGCAGGACGAGCGTATTCCGCTGTCCCATGGTGCCATCGGGCAGGAGACGCAGGGCGCGGGCGGCTTCTTCATGGCGCTGCGGGCCATCCACGTGGCGCGCGGTCTGGTGGAGGACATGGAGGCCGTCTGCCCCGGCGCCACCCTGTTCAACTACACCAATCCCGTGAACATCGTGGCGCAGGCGGTGGCCGATCACTCGCCGATCAACGTCGTTTCTCTCTGTGAGGGGCCGATTGTGTTTCCCGGCGAACTTGCGGAACTCTCAGGCCTTGATCCGAAGAAAGTGCGCGCCGTGATGCTGGGCCTCAACCACGCCTGCTGGAGTGTGGAGGCCGAATACGGCGGTCAGCCCTTGCTCCCGATACTGGCGCAGAAGCTGGAAGAGGGCATTGCGGACGACTGGACGCGGCGCTGGGCAGAACTGGCGGTGACGATGAACAGCCTGCCCGCCTCGTACATGAAGTACTACCACTTCGAGCGTGAGATGCTGGCCGAGCTGAGGGCCAGACCCACCACCCGCGCGCAGGACATCCTGGCCGATGTGCCGAGGTACTGGCAGCACTACCGTGAGCAGCTGGACGCCCCGAACCCCACGCTGGTACCGGAGCTGTCGCGTGGCGGCATCTTCGAGCTGGAGGTGGCGGTGGACGTGATGGACGCCGTGTTCAATAACAGGAATGAAATCTGGCCGACCAACGTGGTGAACGGCGGCGCCATCGCTGACTTTCCCGACTCGCAGGTGGTGGAGGTGCCGTGTCTGGTCAACCGCCAGGGTGTGCGGCCCATCTCCGGGTACCGGGTGCCGAAGCCGGTGCGCGGGCTGCTCAAGGCGCTGGGTGAATACCAGCAGCTGGCCGCCGACGCTGCCTGGAACGGCACACGCAGGCAGGCGGTCCAGGCGCTGACGGGCAATCCGCTGGTGCGGACGCTGCCGCTGGCGCAGACGCTGTACGAGCAGCTGGCCCGCGCACACTTCCAGCATCTGCCGGAGCGGCTGTGGTGA
- a CDS encoding class I SAM-dependent methyltransferase, which produces MEQLLDVLDGLFADGPDLTRRQAIDPWEQIFTRPDHPFNSDLPDVNLLDWREAGLLPGGEGLTAMDIGCGLGRNTRWLARQGDRATGVDISAFANTQARNRTAETDATFLESDFLREAVPRGPFDLVYDSGCFHHLPPHRGLSCLWALRACLKPGGLFGICTFAAGKMGSDADDLTLFKQSRLAEGLGYGADELKAIFPIWKCWRVARCAHFKVRPNPPSRWIFSAPLCFAAHSSGFSISQGRPYGPG; this is translated from the coding sequence GTGGAACAGCTTCTGGATGTGCTCGACGGCCTGTTTGCTGACGGCCCGGATTTGACCAGACGCCAGGCCATCGATCCCTGGGAACAGATTTTTACCCGCCCCGATCATCCCTTCAACTCCGACTTGCCGGATGTCAATCTGCTGGACTGGCGTGAGGCTGGCCTGCTGCCCGGCGGTGAGGGCCTGACAGCAATGGACATCGGCTGCGGACTGGGGCGCAATACCCGCTGGCTGGCCCGTCAGGGTGACCGGGCGACAGGCGTGGACATTTCGGCTTTTGCCAATACTCAGGCCAGAAACCGCACCGCCGAAACCGACGCAACGTTTCTCGAAAGCGACTTTCTCCGTGAAGCTGTCCCACGCGGCCCATTCGATCTCGTCTACGATTCCGGTTGCTTCCACCACCTCCCGCCGCACCGCGGGTTGTCGTGCCTCTGGGCGCTGAGGGCCTGCCTGAAACCCGGCGGCCTGTTCGGCATCTGCACCTTTGCGGCGGGAAAGATGGGCAGCGACGCGGATGATCTGACGTTGTTCAAGCAGAGCAGACTCGCAGAAGGGCTTGGGTACGGCGCAGATGAGCTGAAAGCCATTTTTCCGATCTGGAAGTGCTGGAGAGTCGCCCGTTGCGCCCACTTCAAAGTTCGGCCGAACCCGCCTTCACGATGGATTTTCTCAGCGCCTCTCTGTTTCGCCGCCCACAGTAGCGGCTTTTCAATCTCACAAGGACGTCCATATGGCCCAGGTTAA